The Candidatus Hydrogenedens sp. DNA window AGATATGGATGACATTAATGACTGGGCGAATGAGAAAGGACTTATTGTTCTTGAAGATTGTGCCCATGCACACGGAGCAAGATTAAAAGGGAAGTTAATGGGCACATGGAGCAGAATGGCTATTTTTAGTTATCAGATGAGCAAGCCTTTACCTGCTATTGAAGGTGGTATGGGTGTTTATCAAAATGCAGATGATTGGGGACGTGCAGTTGCTTTTGGTGATTATAAAGTAACAAATTTGCCAAAGGATAATCCATACACGAAATATTCGGGTTCAGGTTTGGGTGTTAAATTACGAATGCATCCGATGGCAGCAGTACTTGCTCGTTGTCAGTTGATAGGACTGGAAGAACGGAATGAAGCTGGTGTTCGTCAAATTCGGAAGCTAAATGACCAACTTTTAGAATTGGAAGGGCTTTCGGAGCAGACCAGCGGAAGAAAGGATGTAAAACGACTTCATTATCAGTGGAATATGCTGTTTGTTGATGAAAAGAAAACAGGTGTGCCACGAAATCGGCTTGTGGAGGCTTTACGTGCGGAAGGTGTTCATGCTGATGGACTTCATTATACATTACAACATGAATTGCCTGTATACGCAGAAGATGAATGGTGGCATCACAAGCCTGTTATCCCTGAGTTGCCTGGTTCGAAACAGGCAAATGAAACGAATATTGCTCTACCATACTTTACAAAAGAAGTTCCTGAATTGGTTGAGCAATATGTTAAGGCATTTCAAAAAGTTTGGGCCCATCGTAAAGAATTAGTGTGATAGAACCAAAATGCAAAGTATAAAAAGAAGGATAAGAAAAATGAAGTGGATAGGAGTGATAGTTTTTACTTTGTTATGTCTTATGTCAACAATTGCTAACAGTGAAGAAGAATTTTGTCCACCTGTGGCAGTACGTTTGATGAGTTATGGTGCATATCAAGAAAGTGCATGGACACACTTGCCTTCTATAGGGGTAAAATACTTATTCATGGCTGTTCCAACTGCTGACCAAGTTGCAGAAGTGATGAAAAAATTAAATGAGCATAACTTAAAGGTTTTGGTTCTTCGAGGTGAGGCTGATATAACACAAGATAACTGTATCCAGCAATTGGAAGACCAATTTAAAGTGTGTTCACAAATGGGTGTTCATTATCTTTTCCTTTCCGCTAAACGTAAAGAGACCCCAAAAGAGGTTGTATACGAACGATTACGCAAAGCAGGTGATGTGGCTGAGAAATATGATGTGACTTTAGTATTAGAAACGCATCCTGATTTAGGAACTAATGGTGATGTGCAGATTGAGACAATGAAAGCAATTAATCATCCACGGGTACGTGTAAACTTTGATACTGCAAATATTACCTATTACAATCAAAATACAGATGCAGTTACTGAATTAAAAAAGTCTGTCCCGTATGTCGCAACGGTTGAATTTAAAGACCATACGGGAGAGTATGAGACATGGAACTTCCCTCCACTTGGGCAGGGGAAAGTAAACTTTCCCGAAATTGTAAAAATCTTAAAAGAACATCATTATAATGGTCCCATCACTATTGAATTTGAGGGTGTAAAAGGGGTGGAACTAAATGAACAGCAAATTAAAGATGCAATAGAGACTTCCGTAAAATACGTGCATTCTATTGGTTGTTTTAAATAATTAGACCGAAACATATTTTTATAGTAAGGAGTGGATAGCCTGTGAACATAGTTACGAAAAGTTTAGGATATGCAGACTGGATATTAATCCTTTTCTATTTTGTTCTGATGTTAGGGGTTAGCCTTTATTCTTATCGCTATATCCAGCAATTGAAGGATTATTTTAAAGGAGGAAATCGTATTCCGTGGTGGCTTAGTGGGGTTTCCTTCTGGATGACCAGTTTCAGTGTTGCCGCCTTCGTTTTCTATCCATCCCTCTGTTATCGTTATGGCTGGGTCGGTATTACGCTACTGTGGGTAGCGGTGCCTGCTACTATTTTCAGTGCTTACGTGTTTGGTTGGCGTTGGCGTAGACTACGTGTGAATAGTCCAGTCGAGTTTGTAGAAGAACGCTATAACGGGACATTACGTCAAATCCTTGTTTGGCAAGGAGTGCCAGTTAAAATTATTGATGATAGTATGAAACTATTAGCAACGGGTAAGTTCGTCTCCATTATTACGAATATCTCTATTGCCGACTCCATACTTCTCGTAGGTGGTATTATTCTCTTTTGCACTTTTCTTGGTGGGCTTTGGGCAGTTACGATTACTGATTTTATTCAATTCATTGTGTTGGGTGCAGGTTTACTCGTTATTTTGCCATTATCCATATACCACGCTGGTGGTATTACTCACATTTTTGAAAGTGTTCCCAAAGGATTTTTCCACCTTACCAATGATGAATTCCCATGGAGTTATGTTATTCCATTAGTGATACTTTATGCCTTTTCTTGGAGTAGTATTAATTGGTCGTTGATACAACGTTACTATTGTGTGCGTGATGAGAAGGAGGTAAATAAAGTCGGTCTCACTGTGATTATTCTATATATTATTGGTCCTCCACTCATGTTTTTCCCTGCTTTTGCTGGCAAATTAATTGTGCCAGAATTGAAAGATGCTGGTGATATTTATCCAATCTTATGTTCAATGCTTCTACCTGCTGGGATGTTAGGGCTACTTATCTCAGCAATGTTCTCCGCGACAATGTCTACGTTGAGTAGTGATTTTAATGTCTGTGCCAGTGTTATTACGCAAGATGTCTATCGACGGCTAATTCGCCCTTATGCTCAGGAAAAG harbors:
- a CDS encoding aminotransferase class I/II-fold pyridoxal phosphate-dependent enzyme codes for the protein MEKDNKHKEKRFSTRREFLKSAGVMTAVAGTSTVKNAWGANETLALFGGSPAVTYPQDDSARWPRYGKAEEDAVLELVRNPSYNPIDKLEEDWKNYMQVPYVKAHFNGTSALLAMFFALNLPPGSEIMVPSYTFFATILPMRLFGLVPVFVDINPQTLNFDLNDAKKRLTPNTKAVLPVHWIGLPADMDDINDWANEKGLIVLEDCAHAHGARLKGKLMGTWSRMAIFSYQMSKPLPAIEGGMGVYQNADDWGRAVAFGDYKVTNLPKDNPYTKYSGSGLGVKLRMHPMAAVLARCQLIGLEERNEAGVRQIRKLNDQLLELEGLSEQTSGRKDVKRLHYQWNMLFVDEKKTGVPRNRLVEALRAEGVHADGLHYTLQHELPVYAEDEWWHHKPVIPELPGSKQANETNIALPYFTKEVPELVEQYVKAFQKVWAHRKELV
- a CDS encoding sugar phosphate isomerase/epimerase family protein translates to MKWIGVIVFTLLCLMSTIANSEEEFCPPVAVRLMSYGAYQESAWTHLPSIGVKYLFMAVPTADQVAEVMKKLNEHNLKVLVLRGEADITQDNCIQQLEDQFKVCSQMGVHYLFLSAKRKETPKEVVYERLRKAGDVAEKYDVTLVLETHPDLGTNGDVQIETMKAINHPRVRVNFDTANITYYNQNTDAVTELKKSVPYVATVEFKDHTGEYETWNFPPLGQGKVNFPEIVKILKEHHYNGPITIEFEGVKGVELNEQQIKDAIETSVKYVHSIGCFK